A portion of the Opitutus sp. ER46 genome contains these proteins:
- a CDS encoding Cache 3/Cache 2 fusion domain-containing protein: MSAAGIATVALPLILIAVLSWSRGVKNAEVATQEAQAAADAQIEQVALSLVNLAGMAEQQLRGQIQLQVRIARDVLQRGGGFSVAAENKQSWQARNQADQAVQAVALPTPMLGGKTAIEPTADAARAVPVVDEISKLTGGVATIFQRMNDDGDMLRVATTVINAEGKRAIGTYIPARAGNGEKTPVIEAVLKGDTYIGRAVVVGKWMLTGYLPLRGPDGAVIGMLFVGESEEQAFASVQKTIQALTLGRGGEILIMNGKGSVAGNGVLAKGSTIAGRNLLEQGNSETRQRLRDAVTRAVTLQPQETGLVRFPWKRDADAEPRLQYARYAYFPSWDWVIVAGVPEAEAMASVHALEARQRTERVWQLGIVIGALLAATLTWVIYGKRIAQRLHLLAESMEAGASHTQGAAQHVSVASQSLAQGAAEQAAAIEETSAALEETSGTVKSNAEHAGKAKTVATRARTLADAGVDEVRSMQTAMEGIKASSEEVTKIVRTIDEIAFQTNILALNAAIEAARAGEAGAGFSVVAEEVRSLAQRSAAAARETSTKISHAYESSQQGAACSERVCRNLEEIAGTVREAETLVSEIASASEEQNRAVSELNRSVSEMDRVTQANAASAEESASAAQELNSQAVELHQAASTLFELIDGSRGDARETRRETARAVDVPLAETTPKPAAPSASRKAERVSLRGAQAGSFR, from the coding sequence TTGTCAGCCGCCGGCATCGCCACGGTGGCGCTGCCGTTGATCCTGATCGCGGTCCTGTCGTGGTCGCGCGGCGTGAAGAATGCCGAGGTGGCAACCCAGGAGGCGCAGGCGGCGGCGGACGCGCAGATCGAACAGGTCGCGTTGTCGCTGGTGAACCTGGCGGGCATGGCGGAGCAGCAGTTACGCGGCCAGATTCAGCTGCAGGTGCGGATCGCGCGCGACGTCCTGCAGCGCGGCGGCGGTTTTAGCGTCGCCGCCGAGAACAAGCAGTCCTGGCAGGCGCGGAACCAGGCGGACCAGGCGGTGCAGGCGGTGGCGTTGCCGACGCCGATGCTGGGCGGCAAGACGGCGATAGAACCGACCGCCGACGCCGCGCGCGCGGTGCCGGTCGTGGACGAAATCAGCAAGCTGACAGGCGGCGTGGCGACGATCTTCCAGCGGATGAACGACGACGGCGACATGCTCCGCGTGGCGACGACCGTGATCAACGCGGAGGGCAAGCGCGCGATCGGCACGTACATTCCCGCGCGCGCGGGCAATGGCGAGAAGACGCCGGTGATCGAGGCGGTGCTGAAGGGGGACACCTACATCGGCCGTGCGGTTGTCGTGGGAAAGTGGATGCTGACGGGCTACCTGCCGCTGCGCGGGCCGGATGGCGCGGTGATCGGCATGCTTTTTGTCGGCGAATCCGAGGAACAGGCGTTTGCCTCCGTCCAGAAGACGATCCAGGCGCTGACTCTGGGCCGCGGAGGCGAGATCCTGATCATGAACGGCAAAGGCTCGGTGGCCGGAAACGGCGTGCTGGCGAAGGGCTCAACGATCGCGGGCCGCAATCTGCTGGAGCAGGGGAACTCCGAGACCCGGCAGCGGCTCCGGGACGCGGTGACGCGCGCCGTGACCCTGCAGCCGCAGGAGACCGGGCTCGTGCGCTTCCCGTGGAAACGCGATGCAGACGCGGAGCCGCGCCTGCAATACGCGCGCTATGCCTATTTCCCCTCCTGGGACTGGGTGATTGTCGCGGGGGTGCCGGAGGCGGAGGCGATGGCGTCGGTGCATGCCCTGGAGGCGCGGCAGCGCACGGAACGCGTGTGGCAGCTGGGGATCGTGATCGGGGCGCTGCTGGCGGCGACGCTCACGTGGGTGATTTACGGCAAGCGCATCGCCCAGCGACTGCATCTGCTGGCCGAGTCGATGGAAGCAGGTGCCTCGCACACGCAGGGGGCGGCGCAACACGTCTCGGTTGCGAGCCAGAGTCTGGCGCAGGGGGCGGCGGAACAGGCGGCGGCGATCGAGGAGACAAGTGCCGCGCTGGAGGAGACGTCGGGCACGGTGAAGAGCAACGCGGAGCATGCCGGCAAGGCGAAGACCGTGGCGACGCGGGCGCGGACGCTGGCGGATGCGGGGGTCGACGAAGTGCGGAGCATGCAGACGGCGATGGAGGGCATCAAAGCTTCGTCGGAGGAGGTCACGAAGATCGTGCGCACGATCGACGAGATCGCCTTCCAGACGAACATCCTCGCGTTGAACGCGGCGATCGAGGCGGCGCGGGCTGGCGAGGCCGGCGCGGGCTTCTCCGTGGTGGCCGAGGAAGTGCGCAGTCTGGCGCAACGCAGTGCGGCCGCGGCGCGTGAGACCTCGACGAAGATTTCGCATGCCTACGAGAGCAGCCAGCAGGGCGCGGCGTGTTCGGAGCGGGTGTGCCGCAATCTGGAGGAGATCGCCGGTACCGTGCGCGAAGCAGAGACGCTCGTGAGCGAGATCGCGTCGGCGTCGGAGGAACAGAACCGCGCCGTGAGCGAATTGAACCGCTCGGTGTCGGAGATGGACCGGGTGACGCAGGCGAATGCGGCGAGCGCCGAGGAGTCGGCCAGCGCGGCGCAGGAGTTGAATTCGCAGGCGGTCGAGTTGCACCAGGCGGCGAGTACGCTCTTCGAGCTGATCGACGGCAGCCGCGGCGACGCACGGGAAACCCGGCGTGAGACCGCGCGTGCGGTGGACGTCCCACTGGCGGAGACGACGCCGAAGCCGGCGGCGCCCAGCGCGTCGCGAAAGGCGGAGCGCGTGAGCCTGCGCGGGGCGCAGGCTGGATCTTTTCGCTGA
- a CDS encoding uroporphyrinogen decarboxylase family protein, with product MTPRERILASIAHREPDRVPVDLGATPSSGISAVAYNRLRAHLGLKAGSTRVYDVVQQLAQPEDVILDRYGIDVVDLGRTFNARPSDWYDVSLWDGSRAEYPAWFRPELGADGAYRARHADGTEIAIQLPGMNFYDQTCFPWIDGYPDDLAGLPAAMGKVHWAALAHSPWDAAAAPDFWARLRANALHLRATTDRAIMVVVGCNLFEWGTFLRRMDNFLMDLAAEPEQVERLVDALVEIHLETLRKVCTAVGDIADVCRFGDDLGMDTGPFMSAAMYRRLFKSRHARMCEYVHRHSSMHTFLHSCGSIHALLPDLIEAGFEVINPVQTACRDMEPERLKAEFGKDVTFWGGGADTRAILNHGTPAQVRDDVRRRVDILAPGGGFVFNTIHNILPDVPPENIEAMFAALHGGGTTANAAAPRE from the coding sequence ATGACCCCTCGCGAACGTATCCTGGCCAGCATTGCGCATCGTGAACCGGACCGCGTCCCCGTTGATCTCGGCGCCACGCCGAGCTCCGGCATCTCGGCGGTCGCCTACAACCGGCTCCGCGCGCACCTCGGACTCAAGGCGGGGAGCACGCGCGTGTACGATGTCGTGCAACAGCTCGCGCAGCCGGAGGATGTGATCCTCGACCGCTACGGCATCGACGTGGTCGACCTCGGCCGGACGTTCAACGCGAGGCCGAGCGACTGGTACGACGTCAGCCTGTGGGATGGCAGCCGCGCGGAGTATCCGGCGTGGTTTCGGCCGGAGCTGGGCGCCGACGGCGCGTATCGCGCGCGGCATGCGGATGGCACCGAGATCGCGATTCAGCTCCCGGGCATGAATTTCTACGACCAGACCTGCTTCCCTTGGATCGACGGCTATCCCGACGACCTCGCCGGCCTGCCGGCGGCGATGGGCAAGGTGCACTGGGCGGCGCTCGCGCACAGTCCGTGGGACGCCGCGGCGGCACCGGATTTCTGGGCGCGACTGCGGGCCAACGCGCTCCACCTCCGGGCCACGACCGACCGCGCGATCATGGTGGTCGTCGGCTGCAATCTCTTCGAGTGGGGCACGTTTCTGCGGCGGATGGACAACTTCCTGATGGATCTCGCGGCGGAGCCGGAGCAGGTCGAGCGGCTGGTCGACGCCCTGGTGGAGATCCACCTCGAGACGCTGCGCAAGGTGTGCACGGCAGTCGGCGATATCGCCGACGTGTGCCGGTTCGGCGACGACCTCGGGATGGATACGGGGCCGTTCATGTCGGCCGCGATGTACCGCCGGCTCTTCAAGTCACGCCATGCGCGGATGTGCGAGTACGTGCATCGTCACTCGTCGATGCATACGTTCCTGCATTCGTGTGGGTCGATTCACGCGCTGCTGCCGGACCTGATCGAGGCGGGTTTCGAGGTGATCAATCCGGTGCAGACGGCGTGCCGCGATATGGAACCGGAGCGGTTGAAGGCGGAGTTTGGCAAGGATGTGACCTTCTGGGGTGGCGGCGCGGACACGCGCGCGATCCTGAATCACGGCACGCCGGCGCAGGTGCGCGACGACGTGCGCCGACGCGTCGACATCCTGGCGCCGGGCGGCGGGTTCGTCTTCAACACGATTCACAACATCCTGCCGGATGTTCCGCCGGAGAACATTGAGGCCATGTTCGCGGCGCTGCACGGCGGCGGCACTACGGCTAACGCCGCGGCGCCGAGGGAGTGA
- a CDS encoding diguanylate cyclase, which produces MLRRVLLIDDDRAQFLLTGALLRQCSRDAYELDWAGTYEAGLQQLRTGAYAVCLLDYQLGPRDGLQLIREAVREGCRTPIVFLTAETSARVDCEAMDAGALDYLVKGEITPRLLERSLRYAMKLADTLEALRQLATVDELTGLKNRREFDRLLEEEQERALRFNQPLALLMADVDHFKMINDSHGHPVGDIALREVARRLRAQARNVDRVARYGGEEFAVLLVQADRVAALGVAERIRAAFELDPIPIAEGISLRVTISIGVASMPDDARTSLDLLREADEALYAAKAAGRNRVMAATGAGRRGHAQRRSGPSQSPHRGAEVA; this is translated from the coding sequence ATGCTTCGGCGAGTCCTGCTCATCGACGATGATCGCGCGCAGTTCCTTCTGACGGGGGCGTTGCTGCGCCAGTGTTCGCGGGACGCGTACGAACTTGATTGGGCGGGGACGTACGAGGCGGGGCTGCAGCAGCTGCGCACCGGGGCGTATGCGGTCTGCCTGCTCGATTACCAGCTGGGGCCGCGCGATGGCCTGCAGCTGATCCGCGAGGCGGTGCGCGAGGGCTGCCGCACTCCGATCGTGTTCCTCACCGCCGAGACCTCGGCGCGGGTTGACTGTGAGGCGATGGACGCCGGGGCGCTCGACTACCTGGTGAAGGGCGAGATCACGCCGCGGCTGCTCGAGCGCTCGCTGCGCTACGCGATGAAGCTGGCCGACACCCTCGAGGCGTTGCGGCAGCTCGCCACGGTCGATGAGCTCACGGGACTGAAGAACCGCCGCGAGTTCGACCGCCTGCTCGAGGAGGAGCAGGAACGCGCGTTGCGCTTCAACCAGCCGCTCGCGCTGCTGATGGCGGACGTGGACCACTTCAAGATGATCAACGACTCCCACGGGCATCCGGTGGGTGACATCGCGTTGCGCGAGGTGGCGCGCCGGCTCCGGGCGCAGGCCCGCAACGTCGACCGCGTCGCGCGGTACGGCGGCGAGGAGTTTGCGGTGCTGCTGGTGCAGGCGGATCGCGTGGCCGCGCTCGGCGTGGCGGAACGGATTCGCGCGGCGTTCGAACTGGATCCGATTCCGATCGCCGAGGGCATTTCGCTGCGGGTCACGATCAGCATCGGCGTCGCCTCGATGCCGGATGATGCCCGCACCTCGCTCGATCTCCTGCGCGAGGCTGATGAGGCGCTATACGCCGCGAAGGCGGCGGGGCGGAACCGCGTGATGGCGGCGACCGGTGCGGGTCGGCGCGGACACGCGCAGCGCCGCTCGGGGCCGTCGCAGTCGCCCCATCGCGGCGCCGAAGTGGCCTGA
- the trpA gene encoding tryptophan synthase subunit alpha produces the protein MSRLAETFARTRAENRAAFVAYVCAGDPDFDTSLEVCQSLLANGVDILELGVPFSDPLADGLTNQLAAQRALENGMTAARVFELVRRIREFSQAPIVFYTYYNLVFSNGVDAYVRQAREAGVDGILTLDLPPEEAAEMATACRKHEVGTVCIIAPTTPEARIETIAASTTGFIYYVSREGVTGVRDQVAANIPEAVARIRKHTKIPMVVGFGIGTRAQVAQVAAHADGVVVGSALVNAIKDNLGDRARIVATVGAKANDLARGARR, from the coding sequence ATGTCTCGCCTTGCTGAAACGTTTGCCCGGACCCGGGCGGAGAACCGTGCCGCGTTCGTGGCGTATGTCTGCGCGGGTGATCCCGACTTCGACACCTCGCTCGAGGTGTGCCAGTCGCTGCTCGCCAATGGTGTCGATATCCTCGAACTCGGCGTGCCGTTTTCGGATCCGCTGGCGGACGGCTTGACCAACCAGCTCGCCGCGCAGCGGGCGCTGGAGAACGGGATGACGGCGGCGCGGGTGTTTGAACTTGTGCGGCGCATCCGGGAATTCAGCCAGGCGCCGATCGTCTTCTACACCTACTACAACCTCGTGTTCTCGAACGGCGTGGACGCCTACGTGCGGCAGGCGCGCGAAGCGGGGGTGGATGGGATCCTGACGCTCGACCTGCCGCCCGAGGAGGCGGCGGAGATGGCGACGGCGTGCCGCAAGCACGAGGTGGGCACGGTGTGCATCATCGCGCCGACGACGCCCGAGGCGCGGATCGAGACGATCGCGGCGTCGACCACGGGCTTCATCTACTACGTGTCACGCGAAGGCGTGACGGGCGTGAGAGACCAGGTCGCGGCGAACATCCCGGAGGCGGTGGCGCGGATTCGGAAGCACACGAAGATCCCGATGGTGGTGGGGTTTGGCATCGGCACGCGGGCACAGGTCGCGCAGGTCGCGGCGCACGCCGACGGCGTCGTCGTGGGCAGCGCGCTCGTGAACGCCATCAAGGACAACCTCGGCGACCGCGCGCGCATCGTGGCGACCGTGGGCGCCAAGGCGAACGACCTCGCGCGCGGCGCTCGGCGCTGA
- a CDS encoding universal stress protein yields MKTIVAAVDFSGITDKVVAEAAQLAKTQAGRVVLLAVVQPPIVATEYAPFVENLADIAVAAEKSTERRLNELKAKLEADQVPCETVQHSGPPVHHILEEAKKRAADYIVMGSHGHTALYDLLVGSTTHGVLLRAPCAVIVVPSSRRTGRDRT; encoded by the coding sequence ATGAAAACGATTGTTGCGGCAGTCGATTTTTCAGGGATCACCGACAAAGTTGTCGCGGAGGCTGCGCAGTTGGCGAAGACGCAAGCCGGTCGGGTGGTGCTGCTGGCGGTGGTGCAACCGCCAATCGTCGCCACGGAATATGCCCCGTTCGTGGAGAATCTGGCCGACATCGCCGTGGCCGCGGAAAAGTCCACCGAGCGCCGGCTCAATGAACTGAAGGCCAAGCTCGAGGCGGACCAGGTGCCGTGCGAGACGGTGCAGCACAGCGGTCCGCCGGTGCACCATATCCTCGAAGAGGCGAAGAAACGCGCGGCCGACTATATCGTCATGGGCTCGCACGGTCACACCGCGCTCTATGACCTCCTTGTCGGCAGCACGACGCATGGCGTGCTCCTGCGCGCGCCGTGTGCGGTGATCGTGGTGCCGTCCAGTCGGCGCACGGGGCGCGATCGTACCTGA
- a CDS encoding family 78 glycoside hydrolase catalytic domain: MNSACRWILAGAMALLAGGAGTAAAALTPAHLRCEYRENPEGIDETQPRLAWQCETAGPARGARQSAYQIQVASTPAGLLAGAADRWDTGRVASAAAFQIEYAGRALASRDTCWWRVRVWDEAGVAGAWSEPASWSMGLLKPEEWRAEWIGLDAELPTDGSEVDAATRQRLTALKWAYADVPVNQAAPRTAYVRGGFTVPAGATVRRATAALLVDQVAKVAVNGVPVAEISRWEQVMLLDLTPHVRPGANVVALEVTQWDGHPPAVLGEVTFALADGTEQRVTVDTSWTFALTAPDGWQRPEFAATEWRPLVSPPEKRNPWDGPPQTFTYWLPPPPYLRTSFAVTKPVRRAVVYATALGAYELQLNGQRVGRDQLTPGWTDFRARVQYQTYDVTRQLAAGENVLGGILGDGWYASILGYTGRRYFYGGYPRLRAQLEIEYADGTRDVVATNGAWRGGFGGFRQADLMAGAAYDARREPAGWSRPGFAAAGWRPVATGLRPVDPAKPLATFVVEAANADAARVAELLLARTVTEPRPGAWTFDLGQNMVGWVRLKVRGRAGQKVMVRHGEMLNPNGTLYTSNLRGANAVDVYWLQGGGEEVLEPRFTFHGFRYVEVTGLEERPAPEAVTGVVVHSGMEPAGEFECSNPLLTQLWRNVVWGQKGNYLEVPTDCPQRDERAGWSGDAEFFIRAGTYNFDVAGFFTRWLRTLVQDTQLPSGAFGNVAPLFGTAWTAAGWSESALVCTHTLYRVYGDTRVIRRNYEAMTRYMGWVAQQTKDGIVTLRGRGIGDHLNLDGGAPTTVIETAYYAYLADAMAEMAAAIGRADDARRYAALATEVRAAFQAAFVAADGTIRDSRQVGYALAFAWNLLTPERRPAAAAKFVGELERRGWHLGTGFVGTPRLLPALHRAGRDDVAYRVLLQEDYPSWLFPVKHGATTIWERWDGWTLERGFQTIAMNSFNHYAYGSVAEYLFRHVSGIEEAEPGFRTVRIEPAMADGLTWARASYRAISGRVSTEWRREGNRLSLGVEIPPNVTGIVRVPARASRLMVNGQPVAKSVGVTRVDAGDYGTEVRVEPGVYAFEGELAP, translated from the coding sequence ATGAACTCGGCATGCCGGTGGATCCTCGCCGGGGCGATGGCGCTCCTGGCAGGTGGGGCGGGAACGGCGGCGGCGGCGCTGACGCCGGCGCATCTGCGTTGTGAATACCGGGAGAACCCGGAAGGCATCGACGAGACGCAGCCGCGACTGGCGTGGCAGTGCGAAACGGCGGGGCCGGCGCGAGGGGCGCGGCAGAGTGCGTACCAGATCCAGGTGGCAAGCACGCCGGCGGGGCTGCTGGCGGGCGCGGCCGATCGCTGGGACACGGGCCGCGTGGCCTCGGCGGCGGCATTCCAGATTGAGTACGCCGGCCGGGCGCTGGCCTCCCGGGACACCTGCTGGTGGCGAGTGCGCGTGTGGGATGAAGCTGGCGTGGCCGGGGCATGGAGCGAACCGGCGTCGTGGAGCATGGGCCTGCTGAAGCCGGAGGAGTGGCGGGCGGAGTGGATCGGATTGGACGCGGAGCTGCCGACAGACGGCAGCGAGGTGGACGCAGCGACGCGGCAGCGGCTGACGGCGTTGAAGTGGGCGTATGCGGACGTGCCGGTGAACCAGGCAGCGCCGCGCACGGCGTATGTGCGCGGTGGATTCACGGTTCCGGCCGGCGCCACGGTGCGGCGCGCCACCGCGGCGCTACTTGTGGACCAGGTGGCGAAGGTGGCGGTGAACGGCGTGCCGGTGGCGGAGATTTCCCGTTGGGAGCAGGTCATGCTGTTGGACCTGACGCCGCACGTGAGGCCCGGGGCGAACGTCGTCGCGCTGGAGGTGACGCAGTGGGACGGGCATCCGCCAGCGGTGCTGGGGGAGGTGACGTTCGCATTGGCGGATGGCACGGAGCAGCGCGTGACGGTGGATACGAGCTGGACCTTTGCGCTCACGGCGCCGGACGGCTGGCAACGGCCGGAGTTCGCGGCGACGGAGTGGCGTCCGCTGGTGTCGCCGCCGGAGAAGCGGAACCCCTGGGACGGACCGCCGCAGACCTTCACGTACTGGCTGCCGCCGCCGCCGTATCTGCGGACGAGCTTTGCCGTGACGAAGCCGGTCCGCCGGGCGGTGGTGTATGCGACGGCGCTGGGCGCGTACGAGCTGCAGTTGAACGGGCAGCGCGTGGGACGGGACCAGCTCACGCCGGGGTGGACGGACTTTCGGGCGCGCGTGCAGTACCAAACCTACGACGTGACACGGCAGTTGGCGGCGGGAGAAAACGTGCTCGGTGGAATTCTGGGCGATGGCTGGTATGCCAGCATCCTCGGGTACACGGGGCGTCGGTATTTTTATGGTGGATATCCCAGGCTGCGGGCGCAGCTGGAGATCGAGTACGCGGACGGCACGCGGGACGTGGTGGCGACGAATGGCGCATGGCGCGGCGGGTTCGGCGGGTTCCGGCAGGCGGACCTCATGGCAGGCGCGGCGTATGATGCGCGGCGCGAGCCGGCGGGGTGGTCGCGTCCGGGATTTGCCGCGGCAGGCTGGCGCCCCGTGGCGACGGGCCTGCGGCCGGTGGATCCGGCGAAGCCGCTGGCGACCTTCGTGGTGGAGGCGGCCAACGCGGACGCCGCCCGCGTCGCGGAGTTGTTGCTGGCGCGAACCGTGACCGAACCGCGGCCCGGCGCGTGGACCTTTGACCTCGGGCAGAACATGGTCGGCTGGGTGCGGCTGAAGGTGCGCGGCCGGGCGGGGCAGAAAGTGATGGTCCGGCACGGCGAGATGCTGAACCCGAATGGGACGCTCTACACCTCGAACCTCCGCGGGGCGAATGCGGTGGACGTGTACTGGCTGCAGGGCGGCGGAGAGGAAGTGTTGGAGCCGCGGTTTACCTTCCATGGCTTCCGGTACGTGGAGGTCACGGGGTTGGAGGAGCGACCCGCGCCGGAGGCGGTGACGGGCGTGGTGGTGCACTCGGGGATGGAGCCGGCCGGCGAGTTCGAGTGCTCGAACCCTCTGCTCACGCAGCTCTGGCGCAACGTGGTGTGGGGGCAGAAGGGCAATTACCTCGAAGTGCCGACGGATTGTCCCCAGCGCGACGAACGCGCGGGCTGGAGCGGCGACGCGGAGTTCTTCATCCGGGCGGGGACGTACAACTTCGACGTGGCGGGGTTTTTCACGCGCTGGCTGCGGACGCTGGTGCAGGACACGCAGCTGCCCTCGGGGGCGTTTGGCAACGTGGCGCCGCTGTTTGGCACGGCGTGGACCGCGGCGGGGTGGAGCGAGTCGGCGCTGGTGTGCACGCACACCCTGTATCGCGTTTACGGCGACACGCGGGTCATCCGGCGCAACTACGAGGCGATGACCCGGTACATGGGCTGGGTGGCGCAGCAGACAAAGGACGGCATCGTGACGCTCCGCGGCCGGGGTATCGGTGACCACCTGAACCTCGATGGCGGCGCGCCGACGACGGTGATCGAGACGGCGTACTATGCGTATCTGGCCGACGCGATGGCGGAGATGGCGGCGGCGATCGGGCGGGCCGACGACGCGCGCCGGTATGCGGCGCTGGCGACGGAGGTGCGCGCGGCGTTTCAGGCGGCGTTTGTGGCGGCGGACGGGACGATCCGGGACAGCCGGCAGGTGGGGTACGCGCTGGCGTTTGCGTGGAACCTGCTGACGCCGGAGCGGCGGCCGGCGGCGGCGGCGAAGTTTGTCGGGGAGCTGGAGCGCCGCGGGTGGCACCTGGGCACCGGGTTCGTTGGCACGCCGCGGCTGCTGCCGGCGCTGCACCGGGCCGGGCGCGACGACGTGGCGTATCGGGTGCTCCTGCAGGAGGACTATCCCTCGTGGCTGTTTCCAGTGAAGCACGGTGCCACGACGATCTGGGAACGGTGGGACGGGTGGACCCTGGAGCGCGGCTTCCAGACCATCGCGATGAACTCATTCAACCATTACGCCTATGGCTCGGTGGCGGAGTACCTCTTCCGGCACGTCAGCGGAATCGAGGAGGCGGAGCCGGGCTTTCGGACCGTGCGGATCGAGCCGGCAATGGCGGACGGCCTCACGTGGGCGCGGGCGAGCTATCGCGCGATCTCGGGGCGGGTCAGCACGGAGTGGCGGCGCGAAGGAAACCGGCTGAGCCTCGGGGTGGAGATTCCGCCCAATGTCACCGGCATCGTACGTGTCCCCGCTCGCGCATCGCGCCTGATGGTGAACGGACAACCGGTTGCGAAATCCGTCGGCGTCACTCGCGTCGACGCTGGCGACTATGGAACGGAAGTGAGGGTCGAACCTGGGGTTTACGCGTTCGAAGGGGAACTGGCGCCCTGA
- a CDS encoding endonuclease/exonuclease/phosphatase family protein, giving the protein MPRLRLVTFNIAHGRGLTPIQGLTSQRKLRLNLRRIADLVEELAPDMVAMQEIDERSRWAGNFDHLDYLRVHTRFPHAVFGINNRRTGLLNLSYGNALLSRHPIHVAETVVFGQRRLGEKGFLYVELDVGGRILPLVNLHLHFSSRAQRLRQLDRLLNWLREKHRLHAERWLTPPIVCGDFNNPGTRDDATASLLSHLSDYCDYELYPDGQPTFPSPLPRRALDFVFLPAGCKAARCEIVRSILSDHLPVVVDFEI; this is encoded by the coding sequence ATGCCGAGGCTCCGCCTCGTAACGTTCAACATCGCGCACGGTCGGGGGCTTACGCCCATCCAGGGGCTCACCTCGCAACGCAAGCTGCGGCTGAACCTGCGACGGATCGCGGACCTGGTGGAGGAGTTGGCGCCCGACATGGTGGCGATGCAGGAGATCGACGAACGCTCCCGCTGGGCGGGCAACTTCGACCATCTCGATTACCTGCGCGTGCACACGCGGTTTCCGCATGCGGTGTTTGGGATCAATAATCGCCGCACGGGCCTGCTCAACCTGAGCTACGGCAACGCGCTACTGTCGCGGCATCCGATCCACGTCGCGGAGACGGTGGTCTTCGGCCAGCGCCGGCTGGGCGAGAAGGGGTTCCTGTACGTCGAACTCGACGTTGGCGGGCGCATCCTGCCACTGGTGAACCTGCACCTGCACTTCAGCTCCCGCGCGCAACGGCTGCGTCAGCTCGACCGGCTGTTGAACTGGCTGCGCGAAAAGCACCGGCTGCATGCAGAGCGCTGGCTGACGCCGCCGATCGTGTGCGGGGACTTCAACAACCCGGGGACGCGCGATGACGCGACGGCGTCGCTGCTGAGTCATCTCTCGGACTACTGCGACTACGAGCTGTATCCGGACGGGCAGCCGACGTTTCCCTCGCCGCTGCCGCGGCGGGCGCTCGACTTCGTGTTTCTCCCGGCGGGCTGCAAGGCGGCGCGGTGCGAGATCGTGCGCTCGATTTTGTCCGACCACCTGCCGGTGGTCGTGGATTTCGAGATCTAG
- a CDS encoding diacylglycerol kinase family protein → MKPRFIVNARSGGAARALPAVRAYAAARGVPVVLTERCGHGAELARAALAEGCELVVAVGGDGTMNEVASALVGTSATLGLVPCGSGDGLGRCLGLHGPAEHALRVLDHGHPRRIDTGTADGHPFFTAAGLGFEAEIAQRFNQLTQRGFLRYLSTAFRLWRQWIPEPYEITHAGGTVRVSAFTLVVTNANQYGNDARIAPAARVDDGRLNLTAIPPVTLLRAIPLVVRLFAGDVTRARGVTALVGDHFIVRRPQPGWLHTDGELRTAGASVEFRVRPASLSILCPAP, encoded by the coding sequence TTGAAACCCCGCTTCATCGTCAACGCGCGCTCCGGCGGCGCCGCGCGCGCCCTCCCTGCCGTCCGCGCCTATGCCGCCGCCCGCGGCGTGCCCGTCGTGCTCACCGAGCGCTGCGGCCACGGTGCCGAGCTCGCCCGCGCCGCGCTCGCCGAGGGCTGCGAGCTCGTCGTCGCCGTTGGCGGCGATGGCACGATGAACGAGGTCGCCTCCGCCCTCGTCGGCACGTCCGCGACCCTCGGACTCGTGCCGTGCGGTTCGGGTGACGGCCTTGGGCGCTGCCTCGGGCTGCACGGTCCGGCGGAACACGCGCTGCGCGTCCTCGACCACGGCCACCCGCGCCGGATCGACACCGGCACCGCCGACGGCCACCCGTTCTTCACCGCAGCCGGCCTGGGCTTCGAGGCCGAGATCGCCCAGCGTTTCAACCAGCTCACCCAGCGCGGCTTTCTGCGCTACCTCAGCACGGCCTTTCGGCTCTGGCGCCAATGGATCCCCGAGCCGTACGAGATCACGCACGCAGGCGGCACGGTCCGCGTCTCCGCCTTCACCCTCGTGGTCACCAACGCCAACCAATACGGCAACGACGCCCGCATCGCCCCAGCCGCGCGCGTCGATGACGGCCGGCTGAACCTCACCGCCATCCCGCCGGTAACCCTCCTGCGCGCGATCCCGCTCGTCGTCCGACTTTTCGCCGGCGATGTGACCCGCGCGCGCGGCGTCACCGCCCTTGTCGGCGACCACTTCATCGTCCGGCGCCCGCAGCCCGGCTGGCTCCACACCGACGGCGAACTGCGCACCGCCGGCGCTTCAGTCGAGTTTCGTGTGCGTCCGGCCAGCCTGAGCATTCTCTGCCCCGCGCCCTGA